One genomic window of Sulfuricurvum sp. IAE1 includes the following:
- a CDS encoding phosphoethanolamine transferase: protein MIVGVSLWWVIAANFSFFRHVVEVYPLTRASALELFSVALVLFASSVLILTLLTNRWVFKPLVILMLMVTAAVAYFMDTYDIVVDSHMITNVLQTNASESADLLSVKLALYLVLLGVLPSWIVYRLDVIYPSFRKQALEDVKTLGIVLGVVIVCLLAFSPFYTSFFREHKPLRFYANPSYYLYSVGKYVSKSFSHDYTGLKIVGEDAKIPASDKDRELVILVVGEAARWDHFSLNGYKRETNPLLKKEEIINFSNFSACGTETAVSVPCMFSSLTRENYEGGRAEHTENVLDVLSHAGVNVLWRDNNSDSKGVALRAQYEDFKSPDKNPLCDVECRDEGMLSGLQAYIDAHPKGDIVIVLHQMGNHGPAYYKRYPKSFEKFTPVCKSNQLEQCTPQEITNAYDNAILYTDYFLSRVIAFLKQNDEKFETAMFYVSDHGESLGEKGLYLHGFPYAIAPEAQTHVPALMWFGKNFAIDRATLRKKAQQSYSHDSYFHTVLNFTEIDSKVYNPELDILYGVH from the coding sequence GTGATTGTCGGGGTATCACTGTGGTGGGTCATCGCGGCCAATTTTTCCTTTTTCCGGCATGTTGTGGAAGTTTATCCGCTTACCCGGGCCTCGGCGTTGGAGCTGTTTTCGGTCGCTTTGGTGCTCTTTGCAAGCAGCGTACTCATATTGACGCTGTTGACAAACCGCTGGGTATTCAAACCGTTGGTTATTCTCATGTTGATGGTTACCGCGGCGGTCGCTTATTTTATGGACACATACGACATCGTTGTGGACAGTCACATGATCACCAATGTGCTTCAGACGAACGCCAGCGAATCGGCCGATTTGCTGAGCGTGAAGCTGGCCCTCTATCTGGTGTTGTTGGGAGTGCTCCCGTCGTGGATCGTCTATCGCCTCGACGTCATCTACCCGTCGTTTCGGAAACAGGCACTCGAAGACGTCAAAACGCTTGGAATCGTATTGGGCGTGGTGATTGTATGCCTACTTGCATTCAGTCCGTTTTACACCTCGTTTTTTCGCGAGCATAAACCGCTCCGTTTTTATGCGAACCCCTCGTATTACCTCTATTCGGTCGGTAAATACGTTTCCAAATCATTTTCACACGATTATACGGGGTTGAAAATCGTCGGAGAAGATGCGAAAATACCCGCGAGCGACAAAGATCGCGAGCTGGTGATCCTCGTCGTCGGGGAGGCGGCCCGTTGGGACCATTTTTCCCTGAATGGCTACAAACGCGAAACGAATCCGCTGTTAAAAAAAGAGGAGATCATCAACTTCTCCAATTTCAGTGCGTGCGGTACCGAAACGGCGGTTTCGGTGCCGTGCATGTTTTCCTCGCTGACCCGGGAGAATTACGAGGGGGGGCGTGCCGAACATACCGAGAACGTTCTGGACGTTTTGTCCCATGCGGGGGTTAACGTTCTGTGGCGGGACAATAACTCTGATTCCAAAGGGGTTGCCCTTAGGGCGCAGTATGAGGATTTCAAATCCCCCGACAAGAACCCCCTCTGCGATGTCGAATGCCGTGACGAGGGAATGCTTTCCGGGCTGCAAGCGTATATCGATGCCCATCCCAAAGGGGATATCGTCATCGTTTTGCACCAGATGGGAAACCACGGTCCGGCCTACTACAAGCGCTATCCGAAATCCTTCGAGAAGTTTACCCCGGTCTGTAAAAGCAACCAGCTTGAACAGTGTACACCACAGGAGATTACCAATGCCTACGACAACGCTATTTTGTACACTGACTATTTCCTTTCGCGCGTCATTGCGTTTCTCAAACAAAACGATGAAAAATTTGAAACGGCGATGTTTTACGTGAGCGATCATGGTGAATCGCTCGGAGAAAAAGGATTATACCTTCACGGCTTTCCGTACGCGATCGCCCCTGAAGCACAGACACACGTTCCGGCCCTGATGTGGTTTGGAAAGAATTTTGCGATCGATAGGGCGACGCTGCGAAAAAAAGCGCAGCAATCCTATTCCCACGATTCGTATTTCCATACGGTTCTTAATTTTACCGAAATCGACAGTAAGGTCTACAACCCTGAATTGGATATTTTGTATGGCGTCCACTAA
- a CDS encoding 4Fe-4S dicluster-binding protein, whose product MEKKGWDGFEIGAMLRSFDGATRDIATTLPENRPYSQSNSFTASVADWRIEKPLFNKDYCIDCQFCWVYCPDMSIISRDKKMVGVDYDHCKGCGICVEVCPTNPKSLLMFPEQKDEDAALAEWPQKDKNAKAEEPKED is encoded by the coding sequence ATGGAAAAAAAAGGATGGGATGGATTCGAAATCGGTGCCATGCTCCGATCGTTTGACGGGGCGACACGCGATATCGCGACGACGCTTCCCGAAAATCGCCCTTATTCACAGTCGAACTCGTTTACCGCGAGCGTTGCGGACTGGCGCATCGAGAAACCTTTGTTCAACAAAGACTACTGCATCGACTGCCAGTTTTGCTGGGTTTACTGCCCGGACATGTCGATCATCTCGCGCGACAAAAAAATGGTCGGTGTTGATTACGACCACTGTAAAGGGTGCGGTATCTGTGTGGAAGTCTGTCCGACGAATCCGAAATCGCTCTTGATGTTCCCCGAACAAAAAGACGAAGACGCAGCACTTGCCGAATGGCCTCAAAAAGATAAAAACGCTAAAGCAGAAGAACCAAAGGAAGACTAA
- a CDS encoding carbonic anhydrase — protein MKTILALSVSALLLCAGAHAAEHHQPHWDYDAHGPAHWCDFSAICKDGKAQSPIDIKTSETVSIAPSHVIKLNENVQASSQIVDNGHAIQVNVENGGKITVEGVDYQLVQFHFHGKSEEKIDGKQYDLVAHMVHKSAFGNLLVVGVLFEEAKERNAILDAVIKGVGTKTVLNPAALLPKESGRYFHYMGSLTTPPCSENVRWYVMKEIQSATPDQIAAMRKFYDHNYRPVQPLNGRVVESK, from the coding sequence ATGAAAACGATCCTTGCCTTATCGGTTTCGGCGCTTTTGCTATGTGCCGGAGCCCACGCCGCAGAACACCATCAGCCCCATTGGGACTACGACGCCCACGGGCCCGCGCACTGGTGCGACTTCAGCGCAATCTGCAAAGACGGAAAAGCCCAGTCCCCGATCGACATCAAAACCTCCGAGACCGTTTCGATCGCCCCGTCGCACGTCATCAAACTCAACGAAAACGTCCAGGCTTCAAGCCAGATCGTCGATAACGGCCACGCCATCCAGGTCAATGTCGAAAACGGCGGGAAAATAACCGTCGAGGGGGTCGATTATCAGCTGGTGCAGTTCCATTTCCACGGCAAAAGCGAAGAAAAAATCGACGGCAAACAGTATGATCTCGTTGCCCACATGGTACACAAAAGCGCGTTCGGGAACCTTCTTGTCGTCGGCGTCTTGTTCGAAGAGGCTAAAGAGCGCAACGCGATCCTCGACGCCGTGATCAAAGGGGTCGGAACCAAAACCGTCCTCAACCCTGCCGCGCTTCTGCCAAAAGAGAGCGGCCGCTATTTTCATTACATGGGTTCGCTCACGACCCCTCCGTGCAGCGAGAACGTCCGCTGGTACGTGATGAAAGAGATCCAGAGCGCCACACCCGATCAGATCGCGGCAATGCGTAAATTCTACGACCACAACTACCGCCCGGTTCAGCCGCTCAACGGCCGTGTCGTCGAATCGAAATAG
- a CDS encoding phosphatase PAP2 family protein: protein MASTKNILLTATLLVWVILFFGWNPSVDVWVQNHFYDPLNHRWLIVEGERPWLDFILYDGIKKLLIVIYSALLLVVLFGYRKNWVQRYRRAIIILVLSGILVPSVVVGLKTLTNVPCPRDWQMYGGEYPHVGVLDSYPENFCREHRIRCWPAGHASFGFSLLALVFAFRRKRAKILALIGTMGIAWSMGIYKILKGDHFLSHTIIAMIMGWLIILLIVRLIDLLQRGRRVQ, encoded by the coding sequence ATGGCGTCCACTAAAAACATCTTGCTCACCGCAACGCTTCTTGTATGGGTCATCCTCTTTTTCGGATGGAATCCCTCCGTCGATGTGTGGGTCCAGAACCACTTTTACGATCCGCTGAATCATCGATGGCTGATTGTGGAGGGGGAACGGCCTTGGCTCGATTTTATTCTGTACGACGGTATAAAAAAGCTTTTGATCGTTATCTATTCGGCGCTTTTGCTGGTTGTCCTTTTTGGATACAGAAAAAACTGGGTCCAGCGTTACCGCAGGGCGATCATCATTCTGGTACTCTCAGGTATCCTCGTTCCCTCGGTCGTGGTGGGATTGAAAACGCTGACGAATGTCCCCTGTCCTCGTGACTGGCAGATGTATGGCGGCGAATATCCGCATGTCGGGGTACTGGATTCCTATCCTGAAAACTTTTGTCGGGAACACCGTATCCGATGTTGGCCTGCCGGTCATGCCAGTTTCGGCTTTTCGCTGTTGGCACTGGTTTTTGCCTTTAGACGCAAACGGGCCAAGATTCTTGCACTGATCGGCACAATGGGGATAGCATGGAGCATGGGAATTTATAAAATTCTCAAGGGCGACCATTTTCTCAGCCATACGATAATCGCGATGATTATGGGATGGCTGATTATCCTTCTTATCGTCCGTTTGATCGATCTCCTGCAGCGTGGCAGGCGTGTTCAATGA
- a CDS encoding 2-oxoacid:ferredoxin oxidoreductase subunit alpha — protein MADTMELRDIEVWDGNMAASQALRQVQVDVVAAYPITPSTPIVENYGNFTANGYVDGEFVMVESEHAAMSGCIGAAAAGGRVATATSSQGFALMVETLYSASGMRLPIILNVVNRALGAPLNVNGDHSDMYLGRDSGWIQLDAYNPQNAYDLNFIAFKVAEDHDVRLPAMVHQDGFMTSHTAQGVATLTDEAAYNFVGEFKPMNDMLDLDHPVTHGVQTEEDWHFEHKARQQHALMTAVLPKIQAAFDEFEKLSGRKYNIVETYNMEDAELAVVCMGTSVETAEEVSNELRAKGIKAGVVGIRVFRPWPLEQIAAALKGVKAVAALDRSSPHGAMGTLYNELAGTLINSDTKAVLTNYIYGLGGRDLTKAHLVGIFEDLKANMDAGKPTTPLQQYIGLRGPKLAFF, from the coding sequence ATGGCTGATACAATGGAACTACGCGACATTGAAGTCTGGGACGGTAATATGGCCGCGAGCCAAGCGCTCCGCCAGGTACAGGTAGACGTCGTTGCGGCTTACCCGATTACCCCGTCGACTCCGATCGTTGAAAACTACGGAAATTTTACGGCAAACGGCTATGTAGACGGCGAGTTCGTCATGGTTGAATCCGAGCACGCGGCGATGTCCGGCTGTATCGGTGCGGCTGCGGCCGGCGGACGTGTCGCTACGGCGACCTCTTCTCAAGGGTTTGCCCTGATGGTCGAAACGCTTTACTCGGCATCGGGGATGCGTCTGCCGATCATCCTCAACGTTGTCAACCGTGCCCTGGGCGCACCGCTCAACGTTAACGGCGACCACTCGGACATGTATCTCGGACGCGACAGTGGATGGATCCAGCTTGATGCCTACAACCCGCAAAACGCGTATGACCTGAACTTCATCGCGTTCAAAGTGGCCGAAGACCACGACGTGCGTCTTCCGGCGATGGTTCACCAAGACGGATTCATGACGTCGCACACGGCTCAGGGCGTTGCGACCCTGACCGACGAAGCGGCTTATAACTTTGTCGGCGAATTTAAACCGATGAACGACATGCTCGATCTCGACCACCCCGTCACCCACGGGGTACAGACCGAAGAAGACTGGCACTTCGAGCACAAAGCGCGTCAGCAGCATGCCCTGATGACGGCGGTTCTGCCGAAAATCCAGGCGGCGTTTGACGAGTTCGAAAAACTCAGCGGACGCAAATACAACATCGTCGAAACCTACAACATGGAAGACGCCGAACTCGCCGTCGTGTGTATGGGTACGTCGGTCGAAACGGCCGAAGAGGTATCCAACGAACTGCGTGCGAAAGGGATCAAAGCCGGTGTCGTGGGCATCCGCGTGTTCCGTCCTTGGCCTCTCGAGCAGATCGCCGCGGCCCTTAAAGGGGTTAAAGCGGTTGCCGCGCTTGACCGTTCAAGCCCGCACGGCGCGATGGGGACTCTGTACAACGAGCTTGCCGGTACGCTTATCAACAGCGACACCAAAGCGGTACTGACAAACTACATCTACGGTCTGGGTGGACGTGACCTGACCAAAGCCCACCTTGTCGGGATCTTCGAAGATCTCAAAGCAAACATGGACGCAGGCAAGCCGACGACTCCATTGCAACAATACATCGGTCTGCGCGGACCGAAACTCGCGTTTTTCTAA
- a CDS encoding pyruvate flavodoxin oxidoreductase subunit gamma, which yields MLEIRWHSRAGQGAVTGAKGLADVVSTTGKHVQAFAFYGSAKRGAAMTAYNRVDDKVILNHEKYMRPDYVLVIDPALVYVADITANEKEDTIYIVTTHMSTEELIASQPKLEGKKVYTVDCIKIAQETIGRAIPNTPMLGALMKVSGMYDIEFFKESMVKVLKKLPQKIIDANMIAIQRAYDEVK from the coding sequence ATGCTAGAGATTCGATGGCACAGTCGAGCCGGACAGGGTGCCGTAACGGGCGCAAAAGGTTTGGCCGACGTTGTATCCACCACCGGTAAGCATGTTCAGGCATTCGCGTTCTACGGTTCAGCCAAGCGCGGAGCGGCGATGACGGCCTACAACCGTGTCGACGACAAAGTGATTTTGAACCATGAGAAATACATGAGACCTGACTATGTTTTGGTCATCGACCCCGCTCTGGTTTATGTCGCGGACATTACGGCGAACGAAAAAGAGGATACGATCTATATCGTTACGACGCACATGAGTACCGAAGAACTGATCGCTTCCCAGCCGAAATTGGAAGGGAAAAAAGTTTATACCGTCGACTGCATCAAAATCGCCCAGGAGACTATCGGACGCGCGATCCCCAACACGCCGATGCTGGGCGCTTTGATGAAAGTATCGGGAATGTACGACATCGAGTTTTTCAAAGAGAGCATGGTCAAAGTTCTCAAAAAACTCCCTCAAAAAATTATCGACGCCAATATGATCGCGATCCAACGCGCGTATGATGAAGTGAAATAA
- the lsrK gene encoding autoinducer-2 kinase yields MSRYFLVIDAGTGSIRSIIFDTLGNQIAIAQYEWDHVAEEGVNGSMGFDFVRGWELAKRCIRESIAAARIEASAIVAVSASSMREGIVVYDDQKREIWGIANVDSRAGSEVAFLKRHDPFLEKRCYASSGQTFALSAAPRLLWLKNNRPSLYERARYFTMISDWILFKLSGELASEPSNAGTAGAFSLMRRDWNKSEFEQCGLKDLFVPIRESGEVLGKVSSQASQETGLSSETLVVMGGGDVQIGTAGLGASKLGDAVVLGGSFWQQVVNIPSDAALSDTMELRVNPHVVRGMSQAEGITFFTGLVMRWFRNTFGCGKSYAELEALASSVPPGSYGIVPIFSDRMNYGEWIHASPSFLGLGLDESKYNVASMFRSLEENACIVSAINLDNIKAFSGVSPTSLTFASGASNGTLWSQILADVSGLEVRVPVVKEATALGVAMAAGIGAGVYGSFEEAGKNIVKIERVYEPDTANHARYAQMKERWLKAYAKQMELVREGTLEPMWKAPGI; encoded by the coding sequence ATGAGCCGCTACTTTCTGGTGATCGATGCGGGGACGGGAAGCATCCGTTCCATTATTTTCGATACCCTGGGCAATCAGATCGCCATCGCTCAGTACGAATGGGACCATGTCGCCGAAGAGGGGGTGAACGGATCGATGGGATTTGATTTCGTCCGCGGCTGGGAACTCGCCAAGCGGTGTATCCGTGAGTCGATCGCCGCGGCACGGATCGAAGCTTCGGCAATCGTTGCGGTTTCGGCTTCGAGCATGCGCGAGGGGATTGTCGTTTACGACGATCAGAAGCGCGAGATTTGGGGAATCGCGAATGTCGACAGCCGGGCGGGATCGGAGGTCGCATTCCTCAAACGTCACGATCCGTTTTTGGAAAAAAGGTGTTACGCAAGCAGCGGGCAGACTTTTGCCCTCTCGGCCGCTCCGCGGCTGTTATGGCTGAAAAACAACCGGCCCTCATTGTACGAGCGTGCCCGCTATTTTACGATGATCAGCGACTGGATATTGTTCAAACTCAGCGGCGAACTCGCTTCGGAACCTTCGAACGCGGGAACCGCCGGGGCCTTTAGCCTGATGCGGCGCGACTGGAACAAAAGCGAGTTCGAGCAGTGCGGTCTCAAAGATCTTTTCGTCCCGATCCGCGAAAGCGGGGAAGTTTTGGGGAAAGTGAGTTCGCAGGCATCACAGGAGACGGGGCTAAGCAGCGAAACGCTCGTCGTCATGGGGGGCGGTGACGTCCAGATCGGAACGGCGGGGCTGGGCGCCTCGAAGCTCGGTGACGCGGTGGTGCTCGGCGGAAGTTTCTGGCAGCAGGTGGTTAATATACCCTCGGATGCTGCGCTTTCGGATACGATGGAGTTGCGCGTCAACCCCCATGTGGTACGCGGGATGTCCCAAGCCGAGGGGATCACCTTTTTTACGGGGCTCGTGATGCGGTGGTTCCGCAACACGTTCGGATGCGGTAAAAGCTACGCCGAACTCGAAGCGCTGGCGTCATCGGTTCCGCCCGGCTCTTATGGTATTGTCCCCATCTTCAGCGACCGGATGAACTATGGAGAGTGGATACACGCCTCGCCCTCGTTTTTGGGTCTTGGGCTCGATGAGAGCAAATACAACGTCGCTTCTATGTTTCGCTCCCTTGAAGAAAACGCGTGCATCGTGAGTGCGATCAACCTTGACAATATCAAGGCTTTCAGCGGCGTTTCGCCGACGTCTCTGACGTTTGCCAGCGGTGCGTCGAACGGAACTTTGTGGTCGCAGATTCTGGCCGACGTGAGCGGGCTTGAGGTACGCGTTCCGGTAGTGAAAGAGGCGACGGCACTTGGGGTCGCGATGGCGGCGGGGATCGGAGCCGGAGTGTACGGCAGCTTTGAAGAGGCTGGAAAGAACATCGTCAAAATCGAACGGGTATACGAGCCGGACACGGCAAACCATGCACGTTACGCACAGATGAAGGAGAGATGGCTCAAAGCCTACGCCAAACAGATGGAGTTGGTTCGCGAGGGGACGCTGGAGCCGATGTGGAAGGCTCCTGGGATATAG
- a CDS encoding peptide-binding protein: MKLLFLLIQSVWLAAATLHLSASSNPARLNPLIATDSASSSIAGFLFNSLVKYDESGTKIVGDLAESYRFITPTLIEFKLRRGVLWHDGAPFSARDVAFTYELIRSPKVITPYASDFRIVKSVRIMDEYTLRVAYEKPYFKALEIWMMGIVPRHILEKEGDVMGSRFNTAPVGTGPYVLKKLEFSKQIVLEANPRYFEHPPKIGKIVFHVIADPMTRFLMLKSNRIDVSSLEPMQYERQLDGAFHKRFKTLELPSHSYTYLGFNLRLKKFQDPRVREALSLAIDRKALIDLLFLGHGKICTGPFLPGSKGYNAKVKAPKRDLARARALLKAAGYDEKNPLSFEIATSNSNMIRPYAAEIMQRQLAEVGVRVSLRVMEWQAFLNTVVAPRKFDTVLLGWALSLTPDPYALWHSDSDVPGGFNLVGYRSSKTDRLIEEMEGSVDPEKIAALQRRIYERIAHDNPYLFLVVPNDINVYSRSIRGIKPTINGIWEDYIDWEKQ; the protein is encoded by the coding sequence TTGAAACTTTTATTCCTCCTCATCCAAAGCGTCTGGCTTGCCGCCGCGACGCTTCACCTGAGTGCCTCGTCCAATCCCGCACGTCTCAATCCCCTCATCGCCACCGATTCGGCCAGTTCGTCCATCGCCGGATTTTTGTTTAATTCGCTCGTGAAATACGATGAAAGCGGGACAAAAATCGTCGGCGACCTCGCCGAATCGTACCGTTTCATCACCCCGACGCTGATCGAGTTCAAGCTCCGACGCGGCGTGCTATGGCACGACGGAGCGCCCTTTAGCGCCCGCGACGTCGCTTTTACCTACGAACTGATCCGCTCCCCCAAAGTGATCACCCCCTACGCCAGTGATTTCCGGATCGTCAAATCGGTGCGGATAATGGATGAATACACCCTGCGCGTCGCTTATGAAAAACCCTATTTTAAAGCATTAGAGATATGGATGATGGGGATCGTCCCGCGTCATATCCTCGAAAAAGAGGGTGACGTTATGGGGAGCCGCTTCAACACGGCTCCCGTCGGAACGGGTCCTTACGTACTCAAAAAACTGGAGTTCTCCAAGCAGATCGTTCTGGAGGCCAATCCCCGCTATTTCGAACATCCGCCCAAAATCGGGAAAATCGTTTTTCACGTCATTGCCGATCCGATGACCCGCTTTTTGATGCTCAAATCAAACCGGATCGACGTCAGCTCTCTTGAACCCATGCAGTACGAACGCCAGTTGGACGGGGCGTTTCATAAACGTTTCAAAACGCTGGAACTCCCTTCCCACAGCTACACTTACCTTGGGTTCAACCTGCGGCTCAAAAAATTTCAGGACCCCCGTGTCCGCGAGGCCCTCTCGCTTGCCATCGACCGCAAAGCGCTGATCGACCTGCTCTTCCTGGGGCACGGCAAAATCTGTACCGGGCCGTTTCTCCCCGGAAGCAAAGGCTATAATGCGAAGGTAAAAGCCCCGAAGCGGGATCTGGCCCGCGCCAGGGCACTGCTCAAAGCGGCGGGATATGATGAGAAAAATCCCCTTTCGTTCGAAATCGCCACCTCCAATTCCAACATGATCCGCCCCTACGCCGCCGAGATCATGCAGCGGCAGCTTGCCGAGGTCGGGGTTCGGGTGAGTTTGCGGGTGATGGAATGGCAGGCTTTTTTGAATACCGTCGTCGCCCCCCGGAAGTTCGATACGGTGCTACTGGGATGGGCCCTGTCGCTCACCCCCGATCCCTACGCGCTGTGGCACAGCGACAGTGACGTTCCGGGGGGATTTAACCTCGTGGGGTACCGTTCGTCCAAGACCGACCGGCTGATCGAGGAGATGGAGGGATCGGTCGACCCCGAAAAGATCGCCGCGCTGCAACGGCGTATTTATGAGCGTATCGCGCACGACAACCCTTATCTTTTTTTGGTGGTGCCCAATGACATCAATGTCTACAGCCGCTCGATTCGCGGCATCAAACCCACCATTAACGGGATCTGGGAAGATTACATCGACTGGGAGAAACAGTGA
- a CDS encoding putative quinol monooxygenase, with protein sequence MKITKKVTFIAKEEHIATVKKLLEDMVAPSLKEPGCLFYYIFQSQVNPRKFFAIESWENEEALEGHKHTEHYAYYKSHYEPYVDDKYTEELDLLDEKAYGF encoded by the coding sequence ATGAAAATTACGAAAAAAGTGACGTTCATCGCCAAAGAAGAACACATCGCAACGGTCAAAAAGCTGCTTGAAGACATGGTCGCCCCATCCCTTAAAGAGCCCGGCTGCCTGTTCTACTACATCTTCCAGTCGCAGGTCAACCCGAGAAAATTTTTTGCTATCGAGTCGTGGGAAAACGAGGAAGCGCTCGAAGGGCACAAGCACACCGAGCATTACGCCTATTACAAATCGCACTACGAGCCGTACGTGGACGACAAATACACCGAAGAGCTCGACCTGCTCGATGAAAAGGCGTACGGGTTTTAA
- a CDS encoding HAD family hydrolase, producing MNTTILFDLDGTLIDSTEAIVESFRHSLACHGDVGEVSESHITSQIGHTLETMFAAVGVPDGRIAAHVETYKLHYREISRFKTFLLPGAKEAIEEAAAFARLGIVTTKTGLYSRELMEHFGVMEYFEVLIGREHVENPKPHPEPIYKALEAMKRPRNTAWMIGDTRLDIEASARAGIGCVAVTSGYDNAEQLLTLTDIIQPDALEAVRFIAARG from the coding sequence GTGAACACTACGATACTTTTTGATCTTGACGGAACCCTGATCGATTCGACCGAGGCGATCGTCGAGAGCTTCCGCCATTCCCTGGCGTGCCACGGAGACGTCGGGGAAGTTTCCGAATCGCACATCACCTCCCAGATCGGCCACACACTCGAGACGATGTTCGCCGCGGTCGGGGTACCCGATGGGCGGATCGCGGCGCATGTCGAAACCTACAAACTCCATTACCGCGAGATTTCCCGTTTCAAAACATTCCTGCTTCCGGGGGCAAAAGAGGCGATCGAAGAGGCTGCGGCGTTTGCGCGGCTGGGGATCGTCACGACGAAAACGGGGCTTTATTCGCGGGAATTGATGGAGCATTTCGGGGTCATGGAATATTTCGAGGTGCTGATCGGGCGCGAACACGTCGAGAACCCAAAGCCCCATCCCGAACCGATTTACAAGGCGCTCGAAGCGATGAAGCGTCCAAGGAACACCGCATGGATGATCGGCGATACCCGGCTCGATATCGAAGCCTCTGCCCGGGCCGGCATCGGATGCGTCGCCGTGACAAGCGGATACGATAACGCAGAACAATTACTAACATTAACGGATATTATACAACCTGATGCCCTCGAAGCGGTCCGTTTTATCGCTGCACGGGGCTGA
- a CDS encoding thiamine pyrophosphate-dependent enzyme, with product MSEMKKIKNLKEFSTSADRFEGANLLCPGCAHSIIVREVLNATNDDLILSASTGCLEVCTAVYPYTSWDASWIHIGFENGSTAVAGAEAMYKALKKKGRLKQPERTPKFVAFGGDGATYDIGFQWISGCFERGHNMMYVCLDNEVYANTGGQRSSSTPIGSSTTTAPAGSVSYGEKMNKKDMLAIMAAHGAPYVAQVAPNKWKDMVAKIQKGFAAEGPVYINAMSACTTEWKFAPEDTIAVSDLATDSLVFPLYEIIDGKELNITYRPKNIIPVRDYLGAQGRFKHLFTKQYEHIIEEWQRRVDAQWEYLQRREEARV from the coding sequence ATGTCAGAAATGAAAAAAATCAAAAACCTCAAAGAGTTTTCGACCTCTGCTGACCGTTTCGAAGGGGCGAACCTCCTTTGTCCGGGGTGCGCCCACTCGATCATCGTGCGCGAAGTCCTCAACGCGACCAACGACGATCTGATCCTTTCGGCATCGACGGGTTGTCTGGAAGTCTGTACGGCGGTTTACCCGTACACTTCATGGGACGCTTCGTGGATCCACATCGGGTTCGAAAACGGTTCAACCGCGGTTGCCGGTGCCGAAGCGATGTACAAAGCGCTGAAGAAAAAAGGGCGCCTGAAACAGCCTGAGCGTACGCCGAAATTCGTTGCTTTCGGCGGCGACGGCGCGACCTACGATATCGGTTTCCAGTGGATTTCAGGCTGTTTCGAGCGCGGACACAACATGATGTACGTTTGTTTGGACAATGAAGTCTACGCCAACACCGGAGGACAGCGCTCCTCTTCTACGCCGATCGGTTCGTCTACGACGACCGCTCCTGCGGGCAGCGTAAGTTACGGCGAAAAAATGAACAAAAAAGATATGCTGGCCATCATGGCGGCGCACGGGGCTCCTTACGTCGCCCAGGTCGCTCCGAACAAATGGAAAGACATGGTCGCTAAAATCCAAAAAGGTTTCGCGGCGGAAGGCCCGGTTTACATCAACGCGATGTCGGCTTGTACGACCGAGTGGAAATTCGCTCCCGAAGATACGATCGCCGTATCGGACCTGGCGACCGATTCACTGGTTTTCCCACTGTACGAAATCATCGACGGTAAAGAACTCAACATTACTTACCGTCCGAAAAACATTATTCCGGTTCGTGACTATCTCGGTGCCCAGGGGCGTTTCAAACACCTCTTCACCAAGCAGTACGAACACATCATCGAAGAGTGGCAGCGCCGCGTCGATGCGCAGTGGGAATACCTCCAGCGCCGTGAAGAAGCCCGCGTCTAA